The proteins below are encoded in one region of Rhinolophus sinicus isolate RSC01 linkage group LG07, ASM3656204v1, whole genome shotgun sequence:
- the GADD45B gene encoding growth arrest and DNA damage-inducible protein GADD45 beta produces MTLEELVACDNAAQKMQMVSAAVEELLVAAQRQDRLTVGVYESAKLMNVDPDSVVLCLLAIDEEEEDDIALQIHFTLIQSFCCDNDINIVRVSGMQRLAQLLGEPTETQGTTEARDLHCLLVTNPHTDAWKSHGLVEVASYCEESRGNNQWVPYISLQER; encoded by the exons GGCGCAGAA gATGCAGATGGTGAGCGCCGCGGTGGAGGAGCTGCTGGTGGCCGCGCAGCGCCAGGACCGCCTCACCGTGGGGGTGTACGAGTCGGCCAAGCTGATGAATGT GGACCCTGACAGCGTGGTCCTGTGCCTCTTGGCCATCgacgaggaggaagaggacgaCATTGCCCTGCAGATCCACTTCACACTCATCCAGTCCTTCTGCTGCGACAATGACATCAACATCGTGCGGGTGTCAGGCATGCAACGCCTGGCGCAGCTGCTGGGCGAGCCCACTGAAACCCAGGGCACCACTGAGGCCCGGGACCTGCACTGCCTCTTGGTCACG AACCCTCACACAGATGCCTGGAAGAGCCACGGCCTGGTGGAGGTAGCCAGTTACTGTGAAGAGAGCCGGGGGAACAACCAGTGGGTCCCCTACATCTCCCTCCAGGAGCGCTGA